Genomic segment of Populus trichocarpa isolate Nisqually-1 chromosome 12, P.trichocarpa_v4.1, whole genome shotgun sequence:
TGTGAAAGATAGAAAAAACGTAGTTTACTCATAAGATACAATTAGGGCTACATCCCAATTCCCATCGattatctaagaaaaaaaagaaaagaagacggggtttttgttttctgttgtATCTTAAACAGAGCTCGAGcttagcaatcaaaataaataaataagaaaaaaaggagagagagagggagagagggagaggatgGGAATAGCAAGCAAAGCAGGGGATTGGACATTTAAGGCATTCACGGCAGGCCTGGGGGTGACCACCATTTACCTCGCCGCCACTTTCTCTGTCAACGTCTACAGGGGCCTTTCTTGGCACAACGCTCAATCGGTAACTAATTCTTCAATGATTTTAACAACTTTCCATTCATTCATTCCCATAAGAGATCCATATATTCTAGTAAGTTTTTGAGCCAAATATTACATCTGGGTCGTGCTCGTACTGTTTGTTTAGCTACGTTTGCAATTGACTGTTACCGTGCTTTTCTGATAGTACATAGAAATCATTGCTATTATTGGGTTCGTTTCCGGACACTAATGTGATTGAGACACCCtcttagtttatttttctaatttcggTTTTTAACTAGCATTTAGATTTTCTTGGTGGTTAGAGATACCCATTTgcaggttttgttttgtttttgcctcAGATTAAGTTTctgaattttcttcttcaaagtgAACAATAgataacttttcattttatacgCCAAAAATAGTAATCAATAACCATCTAACAGGTCAATAGAATTTGCACGCTAAGCTATGTATATCATAAAGGCAGTATTCTGAAAGTTTTAGCTTAATGCAAGTATGAAAGAGTATCTGGATGTCATCATACCGACACCGTAGGATTTTTGAGTTGATTCTATTCAGATTCCATATTTTGGGTTAAATTAGAAGTGTCATTTGAGATGCATCCTGACATATGTCTAAAAGATCGTAACCTCTTCACCATGTAACTTATAGGAACAAGTGAAATTCCTTAAATTGATGCATGCAAGAGCAGTTGAAAGCATGTAATCCGGGAGTTCTGTTGAAGTGGTATAAATACCATTTGCTTTATGATCacgtttatgttttaattaggttgttgatataatattttatcatgGGACACAATTTACACCCTACTTGTCTCTCAACCTTctggtattttgatttttacgAAGTGAATAAGAATAGGAGGAACTGCAATGTCCGAAGCATTTTGTATGCCATTGCTTCCTATGGAATTAGAATGCTTACTTTACTGTACATGATTGCATAATTGTTCACTAGATCCATAATTAgataacttttcattttatacgccaaaaatattaatcaataacCATCTAACTGGTCAATAGAATTTGCACACCAAGCTGTGTATATCATTAAGGCAGTATTCTGAAAATTTTAGCTTAATGCAAGTATGAAAGAGTATCTGGAAAGATTGTATTTTTGAGTTGATTCTATTCAGATTCCATATTTCGGGTtaaattagaaatgtcatttgAGATGCATCCTGACATGTCTAAAAGATCGTAACCCCTTCGCCGTGTAACTTATAGGACAAGTGAAATTCCTTAAATTGATGCATGCAAGAGCAGTTGAAAGCATGTAATTCAAGTAGTGGACTTCGGGAGTTCTGTTGAAGTGATATAAATACCATTTGCTTTATGATCacgtttatgttttaattaggtTGTCGATCTATTATTTTATCATGGGACACAATTTACACCCTACTTGTCTCTCAACCTTctggtattttgatttttacgAAGTGAATAAGAATAGGAGGAACTGCAATGTCCGAAGCATTTTGTATGCCATTGCTTCCTATGGAATTAGAATGCTTACTTTGCTGTACATGATTGCATAATTGTTCACTAGATCCATGATTAGTCTGTTGTTACATTCTTGCTTGCTGATTATTGGTCTGGGCCttgatcatttttctttctttctatatatatatatattctactgCTGTGCATCTTATAATTCCTTTCTGTGTACATTTTATGTCCCTCATAAAGTGTGGAATGTTATGCCATCTGAGTTCATGAATATTTGCTGGGGTCTATTCACTACCATGATGGATAGTGCTGTTCATGGCTTCAGGAATTATGTTCCCTGATATTTTCTTTATGGTCGTCACTGGAGGTTTTTATGGTTAAGCTTTACAAATTCATCCGGTGGTcagaatgttttatttattgcaGATAAATAATTGTCTTGTTTTGTTGTTCTCTTTGCACCAGGTTTCACAATTCACCAATTTCATTTGAATTAGCTAAAGTTGCTATGCTTtgctttccctttccttttgaCCTAATGTGAGCTATAAAATAACATGCTTTAAAGTCTTGATATCTCAATTCATTCTTGATCTCTAACTGGATTTGTCATTTTTCTGCAGAAAATGGACAAGCAAGACGCCGGAGAGCAATCCGCATGACCTCAATTTTAATTGTTGTCTTCAAAGTTCAAAACAAGTGTTGGTGGATCCTTTATGAGGAAGGGTGTGGgtgaaaaattattatgtaaACATTAATAGTAACTTCAATGTTACGTAATAGTCTAGCAAGTTGGAACTCCAGGCCGCTAATTATTCtccaattttcttttgttgtgcaACCAACATGACAAATACACGCGTGATCTTGGGAAAATAATGCTTCTGGGAGTCTTGGACTTCTTTTCACTGCAGCTGCTAGAGAAAGAAAGCTGCTACCTTGTCTTTCTTTGCCTTTCCTTCCCAAGGccctttatttttgtaatactGGAAAGGTATTAAATCCTCAATCTATGTGATAAAAgacatttctttatatatttcttgttttgaaagCTAATAGACTATTTATTTGATGTCCCTGTATTTCTCTTCGATTAAactcttttttgtcttttatatattaatctttTAAGTTTCCGATAATTtgcctataataataataaaaaatcaaatcaagtattGTATGAAGTGGATTTTTCAATATGTTCTTCTTGTAAATTGCTTGGATACGAGCGTTATAATTATAAAGACCAAGTTGTGAGGTGAAAACaagtattataattataaagaaaactaTGTTATGAGGTGAAAATACTTCACACATGTGCATTGTACATCTCTCAGAATTCATTGTGATTCttaatgatagtttttttttcattttgatccctgAAGTTATTTTTTCCTCTATTAAGTTCTTCAATTACAGAATTGATAGTCGATTTATTAATCAtgggagaaattaaaaataaaaaaaccaagataaaaaagacattgaaaatagaataaaaaatattaatttaaagcaaaaaaaaataaaataaaatttaacttttttttaaaacacttttaaaacgcaaaaataaacaggccGGTAAGATTTTGCAATTCAGCCTGCGGCTGCGTGTAGGTAAATACTTATTTACCCCATAGAACGTTAAATTTGAGCAGTATGGTCCTTCTACAACACTGCAATTAACCAACTGCTACAGTCCATAGCATCTATTTGATCATGGCGCAATCTACATAAAGCCCAGAATGACAAAAGCTCTGATGGATATGGCAATACCTGGTCTTTTTCAGTATTTCTAAAGCTGACATTCCTGTGgaaacaagaagagaaattgaaaacattCCTGTGGAAACAAGAGTACTCGCTACACAAATTCAACAACTCTATACCAGGCTGGGGATGTATGGTGGTGGCTTGTTCACCCAACCTCAGAATGTCTCTCTCTGTATCTCACCATTATGTTGGCATTCGCAATGCTCGaaacagaagaaaaagaatGTTACACAAAAATGAAGAATTATGGCATGAATTGTCTTCTTTCACCCTTTTACTGCAAAAGGCTATGATAGAATTGGCTGCTTTACTGGGACTCCTAACTGATAGTCTTTAACTTTCCCTTCTTCATTTACTGGTTTCTTCTAAAATGAAGATTCCACAGAAATTGGACCATCCCAGTTATGCAGCGAACCCACAAatctgcaaaaaaaattatcagttcATTGATCACAACGGAAGTTAATCACAAATTTACAGCTTGCAGACTTACCATAACCTATTAAGCAGAGATCGTGGAAAAGCATCCTTAAATttcacaaggttttttttttttttgttacaaaggAGAGGTTCGAACTCAGAGACCTCTTAGGGAGTGGGGGGACACTAATACTAGTTTGATCCGGCAAGAAAGCATAAAAAACTATTAGTAGAAACTTTTTTATTCTCTAGGTGGAAGCTTCAAGAGGAAATATTCATAAATAGATCCTTGAGTAATTAATGGAACATGAAGGTCCATATGACCCAAGTTTTCACAGCACTCCaaccttaaaaaatacaagaaaacaaaaacaaacaaggagATATTGTTTCCATGAACCCAAAAGTTAACTAATTCTAGTCCAAGATTTGTGGTGCATGGAATTTGATAAGCTGATtctggtttttgtatttttttgaattagacTGTTCATTAACAAATGCCCAACTGACTGCACATCAGGCGGGCAATTTCCACAGAAGTGTATGTAGAGGAAGGGGGAAGGGGGGAATCTAGGTTCTGTCAAATGCCTATTCACACCAAGACATGCAAGTTACAAgtctaaacaaatcaaaagaagaaaggtGGATAGTAGAACAGCTTAAAGAGCGGTTCAATATGAAATACCTGCTGATCCTTGGCTATTGTTGTGTCACCTCTGAGTTCAACCGTGAGCCACCATGAATCTCTGCCAGGGGATTCACAATCAAGCCACCACCACCCTGAAGCCGTAACCTTTGGTTCCCCAAATTGATTGTTTCAGAATGGCCATTCCTATCAGCTCTATGGCGCACAACAGCTGATAATGGAGTACCCCTGGATGAATAAATCCTTGAGTTTGAATACCGGCCTTCTGTTTTCTTCCAAAACTTAGAGCTCAAGAAGTCTGCACCAGGTAGTAAACAACATGTGGTTCTGTTGGAATCTGTGTTGGTCATCCTTCCACTAGATACAGCCAAATCATATGATATCTCATCCAGCGCCAACTCTAGGCCACGCACACGTGTCTCAAGGGAATGCATCCCATTTTGCGAGCTCCCAATAAAACTCTATATGTGATAAGAAAATGGATGGAAGAAAGCATAAGCCAAAACCATAATTAAAATACACTAGTGCTTGAATCAGCAAGTTTAACAAAATGTTTTCAATTATGTTCAACAATGAGATGAATAGTTTATCATAAGAAATCTAGATACGTTGACCTTCACTAACAAAGTACTAATAAGTTATTCTAAGATGAAGCCCAAGTTTCCAGTCAGTGAAACCAACCTGCAGAAGATCTAGCAGGCTAGATTGCTGTCTTTCAATCTGAACAAGCTGGTATCGAATCAAAGATAAATCCTCACACTCGTTGTGGTTACTATGGTGATTTTCAGTCCCACTGCTAGCTACAACAGTAGAATGAGGGCTCTCCTCATGACAAGGAGCCACACGAGACCCAGACTTGAAACCACCAAATTTAAGTTTCTTGTCATCCGAGTTCTTACTAAAAAGGGATCGTTTTGTTTCTGGCTTTGCAAACCTTTTTTCTGGAACTTTAGCATTTTTCATCTTAAGATCATTTTCCCCAGCTGCAGTTGAGGAAATGCTATTAGGAACTGAAATTTCAACTTTCCAGTCCACCATCTTCTTCTGGTCCACTTTCCCAAACATTGCTGGATTAGTTCTCTCGTCAGTGCTCTTTAAAGGACCTCTCTTCCTAGCTGTGGTTACTATTAATGAACTGTCAGGTGGAGTATTCTTGATATCCAAAATGGATTTTTTCCTCATTTGTGGGGCTTCGGAACCCGCAAGGTGAAGTTTTTTGGATCCAGACCCGTGGCGCCCGTCACTTGCATCTTCTGTGATCATAAAAGACCAAATTTAGAAAAGGGTTACACAGacaaacaagaacaaaatcCCATAATTCGCAACACGAGGATCCAAATAACGCCATGCAGACGATTAAAACTTTCAAATTCATTTAACCATAAATCTAAAGACCACAAAACGAACAAAACAGGGCAAATTCCAATATTCAAGTCTAAATAAGCAAATTAATCAGCAGAAATTAAAGATGtggcttgaaatcaaaagaaacttCCAATTCAAATGCATTCTTATGGTCCCATATACTaatcaacaaaaccaaaacaaataacagaTTCTCCAAAAAATGGCCACAACTACAAAAGATCaaatcttgaaaaagaaaagaaaataatcactCCTTATTACCTCTGGAAGAAGCCAGTGATCGAGGAGGCGGAGATTCCTCCTCTGAAACATCCGGAACCTGTTTCCATGCCTCTATTGTCTCATTCATCACCTCCCTTGCAGCCTTcacctagatattttttaaaaattagaataaaatcaTGCACGGAAAGTTGCACTAACACAGTCAGATCAGAaacaaaatccaataaaaaaagaaaccttATCATATCTTCGACTCTCGAAAACTTTCAAGCACTCACTCTTGAACTCAGCAACACCATCCCTCTCCACAACAGCCAACTTCCTCAACGCCTCGGCCGCAGCTTTCCTCGAATTCCAATCCTCAGTACTCAAAAACCCAACCAAACACTTAACCAAACCTCCAGTTCCTCCTCCAGTCCCTCTCACTCCACCAACACCAATCACACTCCCTACAACAACCAATCCTGCAAACTTCGCTTTATACCCTTCGCTCTTCACCAGCCTCTCCAATCTCGGCAGCAACACTTTTCCCAACCTCCCCGGTTCTGGATCCGGCGCCGCATCTATCGCCGCAGCCAGACACAAAGCGGATCCAATCTGCGCATTCAATTCCTGCTCCGTGAACACCGACTCACTCAACTGCTTCAAAAATGCAGTAGAGAATGGCACTTTGGTGATTTTGGAAGCGAGAGAGGTCATTGCTGTCAAACATTGTGAGCGGGTGATGGAGGAGTCGGGGTCCCGGAGACGGCGAGTAATGTAAGAGAGGATTTTAGGTAGAGAACTGGAGAGAGAATTAGAATAGAGATGAGAGAGAGTCGAGAGAAGGTGAAGGCAGTGTTTGCGTACTAATGGCTTGTCGGTAGAGTCGGTGGAGAGAATGCAAGAGAGGAAAGTAGAGAGCGTCGTGTTATCGAGGGACTCAGCGATTCCTTCTATTTCTCTTGACGCTATCGCGTACGTGTCTCTGTCTGATAGTTTTGTTATAAGCGTTAGCACTTTAAGCTTCAGCTTTTGtgccatcttttcttttttaagcttcTGCTGTTTGTGGTGGTGAGATCAAGGGTGGTCAGGCGGTGGTGCTGGTGGAATTAGTGGCAGCATTGCCGGTGGAAGTAGTGCTGgtggttcggttcggttgggCGTGTTCTTTTCTGGTGTGGTGAAGCTGTGTCAGCGAGTATCATATGCTGCTAGGTGGTTACGGcaacgggggggggggggggggggggggggggggatgacGAGAGCAAAACTGATTAAAACGATGTCGTGGAGGGTCAAGATGGGTCTAAAAGAGTAAGATAAAATGTGTAAGGGGAATAAAAGTAGCTGGAAGTTTCTAATTGTGGCTTTAGTTGCATGTGTAAGGcattattaatagtaaattACCATAATACCTGTTTCTCTCGGCAGTGTCTGTTGTATTATTCcgtgaaattaaaaacattaaactgTTTGATATTGAATTATTGCTCTAATATGAGTAATATTATAAATACAGTAATCCAAGCAAAAATGTAATCgagaataaatgaaaaaaatgatgagcctagaaatataattataagagATTTTGTGTGATATCTGAATAATGtacaattattaaaagaaactctAAACTGGGTAGAAATAATAGTGTggatgtccttttttttttttttttatttacatggggtgtccgggccagcttacgcgcaccacgactattccccacggcccactgaacatcctgcaagctcaggagcaggtaaggtaccgcgggggtgacaggcgtgcacatagagggtcgaacccgggacgggggcggaacaagtcataCGGTTGatcacagcagctagaccctcaagtgctggATATCCTTATTTCAACATACAGGTTAAGTGTTGGGGGAATGAAATAGCAAAAACAtgcttaatttcttaaaaaattaaataacaaaaaaaatttctttttcaagttaaatagaaaaagagacttttaaatgaaaaaaaaagggcatgtcttcttttttaaatctaagggataaaaatgcattaaatactttaaaaaaaagaaaaaagaaagaaaagaaagggtagGCACTTGAGCTCACTAGTTAAGGCTTGGTGTGGGCTATCCATCGCAGGACCGTACCCCAATATTCTTTTAAGAAAGACGGCAGACAACGTGCCATTTGTATTCCAGACTCTAACAACTAGAGGGCTGCCGGGAAATTAGGCCAGACATGATTTGCatccaaaaactcattttagttcattttttatttaaaaaaatcaaaattattttttaaaatttatttttaatattagtatatcaaaaaaatctaaaaatataaaaataataattttaaacaaaaaaaattgaattttgatcgACCTCAGTTTGGGTCACAATCCCAAACCGGAGCTAAATTCTATTTACCCCTCTCCAATAATAAAAACTCTCTCTACTTTCTTAATTTAAggactgaaaaataataaaaataaatttttagattaagattgaatttcaaaaaactatATAGATATAGTTGGGTCAGGTTTAAGCCCATAATTGTATCTAacttaatttatgatattttttgaatCGTAAACCCgactcattcaattttttttggaccTGGGTGGGTTGGATATATCTAGTTGGactatttttttgtgtgaataTTACATATATCCATGGGTCGGGCTTATATTGCTACTTTTCACAAGTCTACATTTAGAGTCGGACGTAAAATATTGATTGTAGGTGCCATGACACCCATAATGTTAGGTCTAATTTTCATACTTTACACCACCATTAGATTTCAGTTACCCCCTCCAATAAAGAgacaaatctttaatttttattacgttaaaaaaatctaataggaAGTCCATTAACAAGAATTTTGGAGCCAAAACatttctaattaataataaaacatcATCAATCCAtaaactatcaaatataaagacaAATAAAGTATACATGTTGGGTTGATCGAGTCTCAAAAATCATAACTCGATACCTAACCCTTGATATTCATTTCCTAGGCTTTTTTGATCCACTATCATTTATAATATCCACATTATCTGACTTTGACGGATCGGGTCGggtcaaataatataaatattataaatggattgattttcttggatttacttttcaaaatttttgtttttttcactttagtcctcagacatcaaagtaaaaaaaaaagcatcacaAATAGGTGATGCTTTCAAAGTtatcacaaaaaatatttactttagTCCTTAAACTTTACAAATTATACCTGTTTGATCCCTcaatagtttttcaatttaattttggtacataattttatttttttagttcctaatttgaaagaggagagagaggatgtCATATTCTGgctgtagagagagaaaattagcATTAACACTAATTCTGGCCAACAAAAAGTcgatatttatgttaaaatgtTTCATTTGGTGAGGGGAGTTCAATCTAAGTGTGTTTTTCATCTTAAAAGTGCCTTAAAAACCAGATTTAAGCTTGgaaaaagtttttgttttgggttaattTCGGGttcttgcattgttttttttttttggttttttaaggtCATTTATGGGATTTTCAAGGTGTTTATGTTCTTTTctaggtgtttttagatcaaaattagattgaaaaatagagttttgaataaaaaaatgaaagacttTGTTTTTCCAGCAAACACATTGGCCGTAATCTAAGGAATGCTAAGCGACACATTGTCtggaatttttgtttcaaaaaaatattggggcggacaacaattaataaattttttaaatagggCTAGTATAAATCTACATCATGGGAATGATTTCTGACTGGAAAATCTCATTCCAGTAATAGATTAAAATATCAATgtatatttaatgataaaattgattCAAGTAAAGATACGaagacatattaaaaaaatatcccattATTTAGAGATATATTGAGCTATTAATCCTTAATGCAATTAATTAAGTGAATCTATAAATGACCGTTACTATCTTGAAGGAGTCATGTAACTCATATTTTAGAGGTCTACATAAAAATGAATTCTAAATCCTAAGGGATAGATGAAAATGACTTAAATGACTATACAAGAGTAtggttgtgattgcttttcaaagtattttttgtgctgaaatgcatcaaaatgatgtttttttatttttaaaaaattatttttgagattagcacatcaaaacaattcaaaatacaaaaaataattaatttttttaaaaatacgggTACAATCACGTTTTCAAAtgcttaataaatttaatgtggTTAGCTagggagaaaataaaaaatatatttctcccGTTAGCAAATTTTCTAAActaactcaatttttaaaagttaaatgcacaaattaattttaaattagtgGACTTATTTAGTATAATTCCGAGGGAGTACAACTCCTGACgtacttaataaattttaaaggtgTGTTTTGGTGGGAGgtgtagtaattttttaaaaaaataatttttttaaagcacaaattatatctttaaaaattaaaaatatatgtgttcTTTGTAagtttcataaagaaaaaaaaactaaaaccttcaAACTAAGCACTCTATAATATTAAAAGcataaatgatgtttttaatattatataaccatctaggtagtaatccagtggtaagaacttgggatcaagaagtttgcttcctctgtggtctcaggttcgagccctgtgtttgctcatataatggccactggagggttacatggtcattaacttcagggtccgtgagattagtcgagatgcgtgcAAGCTagccgaacacccacgttaaactaaaaaaaaaaaagcataaatgaTTAGACAATAATCAGTGGATAAGTTGTAATATTCAGATGGCTTcgaattaaagaaagaaaaacatataattttccCTTCCTTTGCATGATTGGAGTGACCATCGAGCATTCCATGTGATGGCTCACACTCTCTCTGGTCCCATTTTGGTAATGGAAATGGCGGACCCTTTACTTGCTTTGGTGCCTTCCTTTACTGTTGGGGCTGAGGTGCTTGAATATGTtggttttctttattaaattaaaaattaaaaattaaaaaataataatagatgaattaaatttagaaaaaaatgattaggataatataagtttttttttcaaaagagaacAAATGATATAGTTTAATCCacaattcattaaatataaaaaaataaaatgaggtataaaaacataaaaaaaaattgattttgatcaaCTTGAGATAGTATAACAATCCTATAACCACGGTAATCAAGATCAAGTTAATCTGAGATATCCCGTCAAACTCGCGATCTAAatcatgagattaaaataactcaataaaaaaaataaagagaattatatatttttttaaaaaaaaacatattaatttttcgAACCCTACTgacgatgtttttttttaaattttgttttgatgagtttagtaaaaatattattatattattctgGTAACAATGAGCCTgctgttatattatttttccaaccAATTTGAGCTTTTGTTAATATGCCATGATATGTTCTTCATCATGTTATGTACAATGGCAGGGCAACaatgcataaatattttattaaaaccctTCATCATTCCATGTGCAGGCAATTCAGGCGTCATATTTGGTCTTAGCTTACCCAGTTGCTATATTTTCAGTCTACAGTATTTAGAGACCTTCTGAGTGTTGAATTGTTTGTTGATAGGAAATTAGGCAATGTAATACCATGGAAATTTCTCATTAATACTATAAGACGGCTAATGAACGGGAATAAAAGAAGAGGATTGAAATTATTCTACCCATTATTTCggttcaaaaaacataaaagtgaGAGTGAAGGCAGTGGCAACGGCAAGGAGatgatggtattttttttcggattaacgtgggtatccgagccagcttgcgcgcacctcgactaatctcacgggccctgaaattaacgaccatgtaagcctccagtggctatcatattagcaaccacagagcTCAAACTTGAAATTACAGGGGGAGCAAACTCgttgatcccaaactcttaccactaggccacctactagatggttaaATGATGGTATTGAAAGCATTGATAGTGGCGACAATTACGATAACggtggtgttgatgatgatgatggtggccGTTAATGAAATAGTTAGTTGATATTaaagttaattataaattaatcccTCTAggttattgaaataaattaactagTCCCTATATCTCTTACTTTTAATGCCAGTACCTTAAAAGTGCTGTCTATGGATACGGGATAGTATCATAGTATGCTTGATAAGGACTCAATTGCAATACCGGGAAACTATAAGGGTTTGATAGGATTTTTGCTTAAGAAAATCTCGTAGCCTTATTTTTCCTTACCGTTGTTGCCATCAACTGCTTAGATTATCACCTTTTTcaaacttaaaatattatttaacttttaaatcCAAAATCATTAAGTCTTATATCACTCAAATATAGCAATATTTAGATACAAATTTAGTATCAGTGAACTCTTAGTGATGAAGCCTTTCATTAATAGTGGtttcattattaatttattattggtgGTTCGAAGGTAAATAACcaataatctctctctctctctctctccctccctccccccTCTTTATTTCTTCATAGTTGTGTTGATGAATCCAAAAAGGAGACCGGGGAAAAGGAAAgtagagggggagagagagacgcaagggaaggaaaaaaggtgagataactttaataaaaaaaataaaaaaaggcatttTTAGAATATAAACTACTAGATTCTTCTAGACATATCAATACCTTGTCGATGAAGAGTTAATGTTTGCTATAAAAAttgctttaaaaattattttataaagttgTTTTTAGAATATTAATGCAAGGGAAGCAACGTTTAATTCCACTCCCCAACACATTCAAagtatgtttgatattatgataatttttatggttgtggtttgaaaaaagttattttataaaaagtacttttggttgagattgatttgatatttatatatgtttggttaaaactgtggttgaaattgaggttgaataaaaagtaatttaatgtgtttggtgatatatattaatattgatggtttttaatttaaatattatagatttaactactgctattatatcatgaaataaataatactttatataaaaaaattattgttccattaaactatctacaatttcatcacgtacaaAATT
This window contains:
- the LOC7483465 gene encoding TORTIFOLIA1-like protein 3, giving the protein MAQKLKLKVLTLITKLSDRDTYAIASREIEGIAESLDNTTLSTFLSCILSTDSTDKPLVRKHCLHLLSTLSHLYSNSLSSSLPKILSYITRRLRDPDSSITRSQCLTAMTSLASKITKVPFSTAFLKQLSESVFTEQELNAQIGSALCLAAAIDAAPDPEPGRLGKVLLPRLERLVKSEGYKAKFAGLVVVGSVIGVGGVRGTGGGTGGLVKCLVGFLSTEDWNSRKAAAEALRKLAVVERDGVAEFKSECLKVFESRRYDKVKAAREVMNETIEAWKQVPDVSEEESPPPRSLASSREDASDGRHGSGSKKLHLAGSEAPQMRKKSILDIKNTPPDSSLIVTTARKRGPLKSTDERTNPAMFGKVDQKKMVDWKVEISVPNSISSTAAGENDLKMKNAKVPEKRFAKPETKRSLFSKNSDDKKLKFGGFKSGSRVAPCHEESPHSTVVASSGTENHHSNHNECEDLSLIRYQLVQIERQQSSLLDLLQSFIGSSQNGMHSLETRVRGLELALDEISYDLAVSSGRMTNTDSNRTTCCLLPGADFLSSKFWKKTEGRYSNSRIYSSRGTPLSAVVRHRADRNGHSETINLGNQRLRLQGGGGLIVNPLAEIHGGSRLNSEVTQQ